From Hydra vulgaris chromosome 15, alternate assembly HydraT2T_AEP, one genomic window encodes:
- the LOC136091351 gene encoding uncharacterized protein LOC136091351, which translates to MENTVNNMFHDYSDAINELIEGKNFMSPSPDQECFIQNHQTFIFPENVTSFPDIRNINLPEFDLESQQSIFLEMLLNNSDFHNFPPSDKKDHSECIPTVNIINPETPSSAKFDEEEDDTESILMESILNQPELEDFYDEKSSTISDNDLMVMPVRQLNLKLKNLPKDEKLKLKARRRLLKNRGYAQTCRERRLYSQRTVMEENEHLKNLLKQVTIEKNIIESKYNHLKNAIKKAKLSRHHKTC; encoded by the coding sequence atgGAAAATACCGTAAATAATATGTTTCATGACTATTCAGATGCAATCAATGAGCTTATTGAGggtaaaaattttatgagtcCAAGCCCTGACCAagaatgttttattcaaaatcatcaaacatttatttttccGGAAAATGTTACAAGTTTTCCAGATATAAGAAATATTAATCTTCCTGAATTTGATTTAGAATCTCAGcaatcaatatttttagaaatgctTCTAAATAATAGTGATTTTCACAATTTTCCACCTTCAGATAAAAAAGACCACTCAGAATGTATTCCAACTGTTAATATTATAAATCCAGAGACACCTAGCTCAGCAAAATTTGACGAAGAGGAAGATGATACCGAAAGTATTCTTATGGAAAGTATTCTTAACCAACCCGAGTTAGAAGatttttatgatgaaaaaagCAGCACAATTAGTGATAATGACTTAATGGTAATGCCAGTACGTCAgcttaatttgaaattaaaaaatctaccCAAAGatgaaaagttaaaacttaaagcTAGAAGAAGATTGCTAAAAAATAGAGGCTATGCTCAGACATGCCGTGAGAGAAGGTTATATTCTCAGAGAACAGTTATGGAGGAGAATGAACATCTCAAAAACCTCCTCAAACAAGTTACTATAGAAAAGAACATTATTGAAAGTAAATATAATCATCTTAAAAATGCAATCAAAAAAGCCAAACTTTCAAGACATCATAAAACATGTTAA